Proteins encoded within one genomic window of Bacteroidota bacterium:
- a CDS encoding DUF1573 domain-containing protein yields the protein MLKGIAILLFTAIVELSGPNIEFESEKYDFGSIKQGTIVTHTFSFKNSGDQPLIINKVSPSCGCLVSAFTKEPIAPGAEGSITVKFNSKDRPLGSNLKSFLVYSNSINQPHTIYIKGQILPKK from the coding sequence ATGCTGAAAGGAATAGCCATTTTATTATTTACTGCAATTGTTGAATTGAGTGGGCCAAATATTGAGTTCGAAAGTGAGAAGTATGATTTTGGCAGTATTAAACAAGGTACCATAGTTACCCATACTTTTAGTTTCAAAAATAGTGGCGACCAACCGCTTATTATTAATAAAGTTTCACCTTCATGTGGTTGTTTAGTTTCAGCTTTTACAAAAGAACCTATTGCACCTGGAGCAGAGGGTTCAATCACTGTTAAATTTAACTCGAAGGATAGACCATTGGGGAGCAACCTCAAAAGTTTTTTGGTATATAGCAACTCCATTAATCAGCCCCATACTATTTATATAAAGGGACAGATTTTACCTAAGAAGTAG
- the ald gene encoding alanine dehydrogenase: MIIGVPKEIKNNENRVALTPAGTAEFVKYGHAVYVQATAGSGSGFSDEEYVLAGAKMLPTIEEVYAIAEMIIKVKEPIASEYNLIKKDQLLFTYFHFASYEPLLHAMIERGAVCLAYETVERDRALPLLIPMSEVAGRMSIQEGAKYLEKPMGGRGILLGGVPGVKPAEVIVLGGGIVGTQAAKMAAGLGANVTIMDISLNRLRQLDDTMPANVQTEYSNEYNIRRAIKTADLVIGGVLIPGAKAPHLITRAMLPTMKPGAVIVDVAIDQGGCFETSKPTTHAEPTYVIDNVIHYCVANMPGAVPYTSTLALTNATLPYALQLANKGWKQACKDMPDLKLGLNVIAGQIVYAGVAEAFSMPLADVDSFLAETTATYA, encoded by the coding sequence ATGATTATTGGAGTACCCAAAGAAATTAAAAACAATGAAAACCGTGTGGCACTTACACCCGCCGGTACCGCTGAATTTGTAAAATATGGACATGCCGTTTATGTGCAAGCTACTGCCGGAAGTGGTAGCGGTTTTAGCGATGAAGAATATGTGCTAGCAGGGGCTAAAATGCTCCCCACTATTGAGGAAGTATATGCTATTGCCGAAATGATTATTAAAGTTAAAGAGCCTATCGCATCAGAATATAACCTGATTAAGAAAGACCAATTATTGTTCACTTATTTCCACTTTGCCAGTTACGAACCTTTGTTGCATGCTATGATAGAGCGTGGTGCTGTATGTCTTGCCTACGAGACTGTAGAGCGTGACCGTGCCCTTCCATTATTAATACCCATGAGCGAAGTAGCAGGCCGCATGAGCATACAAGAAGGTGCCAAATATTTAGAAAAACCAATGGGCGGTCGCGGTATTTTACTAGGCGGCGTTCCCGGTGTTAAACCTGCTGAAGTAATTGTACTTGGTGGTGGTATAGTTGGTACACAAGCCGCTAAAATGGCTGCAGGATTAGGTGCCAATGTTACTATTATGGATATTAGTCTAAACCGATTGAGACAATTAGATGATACCATGCCTGCCAATGTGCAAACTGAATACAGTAATGAGTATAATATTCGCCGTGCAATTAAAACTGCTGATTTAGTAATTGGTGGTGTATTAATTCCTGGTGCCAAAGCTCCTCATTTAATTACCCGTGCAATGTTGCCAACTATGAAACCCGGTGCAGTAATAGTTGACGTAGCCATTGACCAAGGTGGTTGCTTCGAAACCTCAAAACCAACTACCCATGCCGAGCCCACTTATGTTATAGATAATGTAATACATTATTGCGTAGCCAATATGCCCGGTGCGGTTCCTTATACTTCAACCCTTGCCTTAACCAATGCCACACTTCCTTATGCATTACAACTTGCAAACAAAGGATGGAAGCAAGCCTGCAAAGACATGCCCGATTTGAAATTGGGATTGAATGTAATTGCTGGACAAATTGTATATGCAGGCGTAGCCGAAGCATTTAGTATGCCTTTGGCCGATGTAGATAGTTTCCTTGCGGAGACAACTGCTACTTATGCGTAA
- a CDS encoding alkaline phosphatase D family protein has protein sequence MNKRILLSLSIFLVVNQFIFSQAPRVLAGPMLGYAEHRECLVWVMTKCAKRIKLTYTCDSDTTQKGEVSHYTKANEICDQNICKFIIPNLEPGKTYTYKLILDDIHYKNDIPLKFRTKELWEWRKEAPSFSFVTGSCAYINDSIYDRPGEPYGQNPQIFKSMAETPGQFMLWLGDNTYLREVDMSSESGIKYRYFHTRKQKELHKLLATKNNYAIWDDHDFGPNNSGKTYGLKNITLNTFKEYWGNKTYGQDGEGIYSKMQWSDCDFFLLDNRYFRDEDDMPDSLLSHKTQLGSHQLDWLKQSLLASKASFKFVVMGGQFLNTNTDQESYVYYLKERKELLDFITQMKIAGIVFLSGDRHHTEILKLEIADSSQMAVDPIPVKEKKKKEKKTKTNEKNTGDNPEEDEPEQPHGKIYYELTCSPMTSKGSNVLKTKETVNLLRIQQTLITEPNYCQLTVSGGKNNRNLLIKCYNTKGELKWEFTINQQELQ, from the coding sequence TATGCTGGGTTATGCCGAGCATCGTGAATGTTTGGTATGGGTAATGACCAAATGTGCCAAAAGAATTAAACTTACCTATACCTGCGACTCCGATACCACACAAAAAGGAGAGGTATCGCATTATACAAAGGCCAATGAAATCTGCGACCAAAATATTTGCAAGTTTATAATTCCCAATTTAGAACCCGGCAAAACCTATACTTATAAATTAATTCTTGACGATATTCATTATAAAAATGATATCCCTCTTAAGTTTAGAACAAAGGAACTATGGGAATGGCGTAAAGAGGCACCCTCATTTAGTTTTGTAACAGGGTCGTGTGCCTATATCAACGATTCTATATACGACCGTCCGGGCGAACCCTATGGGCAGAATCCGCAAATATTTAAAAGTATGGCCGAAACTCCAGGACAATTTATGCTTTGGTTAGGCGACAATACCTATTTGCGTGAAGTGGATATGAGCAGCGAGAGTGGAATTAAATATAGATATTTCCATACCCGCAAACAAAAGGAACTACACAAATTATTGGCCACCAAAAACAACTATGCAATATGGGACGACCATGACTTTGGGCCCAATAATTCTGGCAAAACTTATGGTCTAAAAAATATAACCCTAAATACCTTTAAGGAATATTGGGGTAACAAAACTTATGGACAAGATGGAGAAGGTATATATAGTAAAATGCAATGGAGCGACTGCGATTTTTTTTTATTGGACAACAGGTATTTCAGGGATGAAGACGATATGCCCGATAGTTTGTTATCACACAAAACACAGTTAGGTTCTCACCAACTTGATTGGCTTAAACAATCACTGTTAGCTTCCAAAGCATCATTCAAGTTTGTAGTAATGGGCGGCCAATTCCTCAATACCAATACTGACCAAGAATCGTATGTATACTATTTAAAAGAACGAAAAGAATTGTTAGATTTTATTACCCAGATGAAAATAGCGGGAATTGTATTTTTAAGCGGGGATAGGCACCACACCGAAATATTAAAATTGGAAATTGCAGACAGCTCTCAAATGGCGGTTGACCCCATACCTGTGAAAGAAAAAAAGAAAAAAGAAAAGAAAACTAAAACGAACGAAAAAAATACAGGCGATAACCCCGAAGAGGACGAACCTGAACAACCCCATGGAAAGATATATTATGAACTTACTTGTTCGCCTATGACCAGCAAAGGAAGTAATGTGTTGAAAACCAAAGAGACTGTTAACCTTTTGCGAATACAGCAAACACTAATTACCGAACCCAACTATTGCCAACTCACCGTTTCAGGAGGTAAGAATAACAGAAACCTACTAATTAAGTGTTATAACACAAAAGGGGAACTGAAATGGGAATTCACCATTAACCAACAAGAACTGCAATAA